The sequence GGACCTTCAACCATGAGTCCTTCACCCGGCCGTTACTCGATGGCCTGCCAAAACCGGTGTCTGGTCGGAGGATGAAAACTGCCTTGGACTGAACGACTTAAGGTCAGCATTGCGGATTTTTCTGGCATGGTTACTATACTAGAGTGGAACAACAACTTTTATGAACCGTGCAGAGACTAGTGGATAGTGGCAATTGGAAGAGTAGGTGAGTTGGTAGAGCATGCGTGTCTTCCGTGCCAGTGGTCTGTGCTCGTTTTCGAAGGATGGTCAGCGCAGATTACGATATGGTGTATCTTGTATTAAGGGATCGGAGTTGCCCTGTGTTCCTTGCTGCTGTTTAGCTGTGGTATATCTTTGCCTCTCTGTTGGGTACAAGTGTCCAGGGCATTACCGGATCATCTATCAGTGCCATGGAAGGGATGGCTCTAGTATGTATTTGATCCATCCATCATGTTCTTGTATGTACCTTGGTCTGAAGCTTTGGTAGCACATACAGATTGATTGTACGAAAGAGTGCGGAAACCTGCGCAGCGTGTATGATGCTGATGCTGTGTTGGTGGAAtcaatagatagatagatacgGAGTAGATTGGTGATTCTGTTTTCAGTAATATGTGTGTTGTTTCAGTTAGTATCTTGATGTCCAGTGGATGTTGTTGCAGTTAGTTAGTATTATGCATGCCATGGCACGGAGCTGTACAGCAGTTGCTAGCCACGGCAGATGATTCGATGAAGCTTCTAGAACTACTTTCATCCATCCTCCACACGGTAGAGTGGTGGAGATGGAAACTAGTACCAACAAAGCACACACGCGTGGCGTCTGGACGATGCAGTCGGTGCCACGTCAACCAAACAATTGCTGACCTACTGAAGTTTATTGAGCTCCAATCCAATCCTCACCACTTTCAACTGCCTTTTCCCCCAAAGAAATCAGTCAGTTGCCTTTGTCATCTTTATTGTCTATAGGAGGAGTTTCCATGGCAGTTCCTCGTTGCTTCTCCCAACTCGGTTGCCTTGCTTCCTtcctactccctctgtcccccaaaaaaaaaatataaatctcGTTTCTCGAGGAGTCAAActattttaattttgattaaatttattcaaaaaattactaacatttgtgtttccgaatagATGTAGTATAGAAGTATATTACATGATTAATCTAAAGATACTTATGTTGTAACACAAATATTAatactattttgtataaatttggtcaaatttaaaattatttgacttCTCGAGAAACAAGATTTACATtctttttggaacggagggagtaccggCTTTTCTATTCATCGCATATGCGATATTTTTTCAACCCATCACAGAAGCGCCGGCCGCTACTGCTCATCGTCTTCctcgagcaggggagggggggagCGGCCACCGGCGGGGGTTGCGAGTTAGGGGAAAGGGAGGGGTGGTTGATGGGCGGAGCAgctgccggcgaggtcgccggcggccggggtggtggagggcggcgacaTTCTTTTTAAAATTATTCATGAAACTGCTACTAAAATTTAGTGCTATAAAATTATTCAATATAATTGACTTTAGAAATGGTCAAGTTCCGTTTTCCCATTGTTCAAGACACTTTGGCGCTTTCCATTCCTGCCGCACTCTTCGGCCTCTGATCTCCTCGTTCACTACCGACCTTCCAAATCCTCCCCTCAAACTTGCTCATCTCCAAAGCCTAGTCAAACTTCACTCTATAATCACATTTAGCTATTCATTCAGCTAATATTCCTTCTCCATATTTCATTTCACTCCAACAGCCTAGTCAATTTCACTCTTGATTCCGTCCATTCCCCACCACAACGGCTCGCAGCTCTTCTCTGGCAACCTCAAGCCGACGGCCGCGCCCATCATCGACCTCTCCGAGAAGCTCGACGCCggaggtgcgcggcggcagCACCACCACCCACTGGCCATCTTCCCCAAGAAGACCAAGACCGGCAACAGCGGCTGCGCGTCCAAGACGGCCGTCCCGGAGCATCGGGAAGGGAGGTCCTCTCCGACCGTGAGAGCGCGCGCCTTGGCCACTCACTGAAGGCGCGGGGAAGCTCTGCTCGGCCCGGGTGCCGCACGGGAGCTCGAGAAGCAAGCGGCGTGGACCTCCGCGGAGGGGGCGAGCGGCGTGCTGCGGTGGGGCGCTCGGCGAGGTCTGGCGGGACATCGGCGGCGGGGTAGAAGGGCGCGGCAACGGGGCACGACGGCGGGGCGGAAGGGCGCGGGGGTGGCACCAGCATgacgcgggggcgggggcggaagGGAGCGATGGTGGGGGCGTCACTGGTGCGACCGGTGCGACGACAAGACGCGGCGGCAGAAGGGCGGACGCGCACGAGAAAAGGGCGGGATGATGAAGATGGCAAGGGGCATCTGCCTAGTGGAGGGGGAGTGATGGCGAGTGGGGTAGAGAGCAAGCAAGATGGAGAGACTGTTGGATGGAATTTTTACCACCTCTAATCTAAATTTATCTAGCCAAATGAATTTACCTAATGTCTACCCCGCCCAAAACCCTAGCATCCATAAACTTCTTCTTTTTGTCTGtttgatttgaaaaaaaaaatcaaccctAGCTTAAACTGGAGGGATGGTAAAGAAGGCCTCCGCGGCACCCGCCGACGCCGAGtccgacgagcgccgccgcctccgcacgCTCGCCTTCTCCAATGGCCTCCTCCAGCGCGGCGACCCGCCGGCGCCACGGGCCCCGCTCGCGCCTTCGGCTGCCGTCGCTTGCCTGCAGGGCCGCGACAtcgtgcgccgcggcggccagcggAAGGGCCGCTTCCTCTTCTCTTTCCCTGGCCTCCTCGCGCCTGCTGCCTCGGGCGGCCGCGTCGGCGAGCTCGCTGACCTCGGGACCAAGAACCCCGTGCTCTACCTAGAGTTCCCCCAGGTACGGGTCGGAACTTCCCAAAGATTCTGCTTTCCAGTTCTCTCACTTCACTGCCCGCGATTTGCCACCACCAAATGTCATAAAGATGGGATTTTTTGATTTCCTGCCGATTCTTGCGGCTGCTTGCAGGGAAGAATGAAGCTTTTCGGGACGCACGTCTACCCCAAGAACAAGTACCTCACGCTGCAGATGACAAGATCGGCTAAGGGCGTAGTCTGTGAGGACGTCTTCGAGAGCCTGGTGAGTATTGTCACCTTTATCTTTCCTTCCAATCATGTGCGCTGATTAGGTAAGATCGCTGTGCACCTGTGCAAATTTTACTGATTGGATTTACATGGGTCATTGTCAAATACTGCTATATACGGTGTTAGGAAACTGAAAAATTCCATCTGGTATGCAGATGTTTGGTTTACTTTTCAAATTAGGATGTTTCATGTTCTACCTGCAACAGAAAGATTTTCATTCTCTCAGGAACTTACCGTTCATGTTCAGAAATAGCATGGTGGGCAGAGCAGCTGATCCATTCTGATGTTATCTCTTGCCAGATTGTATTTTCTGAAGCCTGGTGGGTTGGGACAAAAGACCATAACCCAGAAGAACTGAAACTTGAGTTTCCGGAAGAATTCCAAAATGTCAGTGCCTTCTGCACCCCATCTGTTTCTTCTATTTCATGTTCTCTGTCTGCGTATCATATGCTTCTTCGTTTTCTACTGATAGGATGGCGTAGCAGCAGATTGTGATTTCAGAGGTGGAGCAGGTGCTGCCATTGATGAAGCAACTGCAATTAAAGCTGGAAAGGAAATCGCAGAACCCCGTTCCCCCAATTTTGAATCTGATGGCGATGCTTCTGATGATTCAGATCAAAAGGATGGGAATGGCACACAATCTACAAGTGGAGCACCTTCAGTAAGACAGTCTTCTAGAAATGCAGGGAAAGCCTTGAAAAAGTAAGCCCTTGCACTCTGTTTGGATGGTTTCTTGGATGCCTGCCCTAAATACTTTGCTAACTCTAGTTTAATTGCCTGATTATTTTTACCTGCTGCTAATTTCTTCGAACCTGAATACACCCATCGCTCCCATGAAGTAATTAACAAATTCCTCCTTGGTTCCTTGCTGTTTGTATAGGTACACAGATTTATCTTCTGGTGGTGATTCATCTAACAGTGACAATGAAGCTGAGGTACCTGAGGACTTGGATGAGAAGGTAGCACTTGAAAGTTGCTTTTCCTATTGGTCCAAATTTATGAATGACAATAACTAAATAGTGTGATGTTGCGGTTTATTTTACTTTATGTATGAAGGAGATGGAGAGTCTATCTGTTAAGAACGAACACCAAAGCGAAGACATCAAACCTGCAGATTCTTCAGCATTGCCTATCTCTAGCAAGAAAGAGCCTCTTGTTCAGGCTACTCTGTCTAGTATGTTTAAAAAAGCCGAAGAGAAAAAGGTGAGAATGCAAAACCACCTACATAGTAACGTGCCATGTGATTTTCCTTTCATTCTGACTGTACGTTCATGGGAATTGATATGCATTAGACATAAGTAGACACAAAAGTTAAGAAGATGCACATTAGATAAATTATTTATTCCTCACTATCACCAGCAGACTGCTATGCCCTTTAGCTTTAGCCTAATTCCTGATTGCATTGAAGCAACGCGGAAACATTCGACAAGGATGTGTTAAACATTATCTGTTTACATTTGGTATCATCAAATTTAACTCATCACAACAAATGGGTTCCTATTTCAGAGGGCCACAAGAAGTCCTAAAGGATCCCCTGCGACAAAAGGTTTCATATTATCACCTTTCTATGTTCCTTGCTAAATGATGTATTGTGaaaagaatatttttttattgattTGCCATTTTTGTTTAGGTCCTGCTGCTAAGAAGCAGCGAGCAAGTCCAATGGCAAAACAGCCAGCAGGGATCAAGAAAGGTATATGCACTGCTGTGACATTCATCAGCCATCTACCATTGGCTTTAGTTTGCTAGCATCTGGTGTGAGCATTCAAAAGCTTTTCTTATTGTTAGTGGGGAAGATATGTCCTAGTATAAGTCAAAAACTCTAAGGGTGTTGTGAGATAAGTTTTCAGCTTCATTTATTTGAGGACGTTGACCCTTGTTTTTGCTTAATGTAGCCAGCGGAACTAGGAGAAAGCAAACACCAAAGGTACTGTTTTCTGGAATTTCAATGTTGGTTGCCCTTGGTAGATGAGATAAAAGGTCATGTAAATGCCTATCTGCGAGATTGAGGACCTTTGGCCTTTTTCATTTTCTGTTGCAGGTGGAAGATGAtggaatcgaagagctttcaagTTCGTCCCAGGTGAAAATATTGTTAGCTTACATAAGCAGAAATATGCATTTCGTTATTTTTTACCTGTATCAGTTTAGAATGCCTCTCAAGTGTAGAAGGTTCATGTGGTAGTTTGAAATAAACCCACCAGTCTTGAGTTTGGAATGCATTTCTGATGTTTTGAGCACAAAGGTTTTGCATACGTACTTACCTAGGTAATCATAATTGGTACAGGATAATGCTGTGGACGATGATAGTGATGAGGACTGGGCTGTgtgatgctcttgtatgtggATCGCATATACACATGCATGGGTTGGTTTGTGATCAGTAAAGAATGCAGAATGTATGCATGGTTGAAAGGAGGGATGTGATTGGGAGGCACACAAGGCTGTATCTGCATCCATTGACCTTATCTGACTGACTGATATATAATGTTGATACTGTGCTGTTTCGTTTGTAATTTGTATGACAGAAGTTTGAGTCGGAAATTGATTATATATAGTCACAAGTAGACTGTGTTGGAACACGGCCACCATAACATTGTCTTAGCCGTTTATGGGATTGGTGTATGTATTGATGGTCATTGCAGATTGCCGCTCAGGCACGAAACTTCTTTTCAGTTGATGCTTTGAGGTCTCGGTTGATGGTTGATGAATGAGCAGCCGCTGTGTTATATAGTTGGCTTATCTGAATTGTGGTTCCATCCCATCCTTAACGcgtttatttttttttcctgtgTGCACCTGACCTTGGTTGGTACTAGAGCGAGTTTGGCTCTGTTGTGGGTGGTGCATACAATATTTCTATCCGTTTAGGCGATTCAGTGGAATTAGCATGATGCGATGCTGCGATGAAGAGATGAGACGAATTGCATTGATCCTACTACAGTATGCTATTCTATTCTATTCATTTTGTTGCTTGTACTCATTGCAGTGCATTGCATTGGATTGTTCACTGATGGATGCTTCCTCCTCTTTCAGTGGCCTCCATTCCTTGCTTTTGCTTGCAATgagtcacaactcacaagtgACGGAGGGAATGGAATATCCGGGCCACCCCACCATCTTCGTTCTATTCCGTTCCTTTCCAAATtaaaattataagtcatttcaaaaatcttggagagtcaaagtttttcaaatttgactaaatttatatgacaaaataataacatttatgataccaattaagtattattagattttttgttacctatattttcatagtgcacctatttgatgtcataagtctttatatttctctctataattttggtcaaactttgagatggtttgactttcCAAAATTCTTAAAATAACTtttaatttggaatggagggagtacttagTTCTCACTCTCCAAATGATGAGGAGATGGAATATTCTCTCCAAATGATGAGGAGATGGAATATTCGGTTCGAGGGAGAGTCCATGCCGGCCCGGCCCAGACCAGCCCAGCATagcaaggaaggaaggaagggctGGCGGGCCCCACATCTTCATCCTCTTTCGTCCCCCCAGGCTGCTTGGGGTGGTTTGGTCgggctccctcgccgcgccgccgcctcctcctcctccctcgtgcTCGGCGGGCATCTCTTGccttccctccccttcccttctcACCCGTATAAGTATAGGATATCGCCCTCCTCTCCTCGGGGTCGTcgcgtcttcttcctccttccctgCCTGCCTGCCCTGGTACGcatccctccccctcctcttgcGCCATGAATGGATCGGATCGGATCGAACCCATCTGCCTGCCTGCCTCATGCACCACATTTGATTCATTCGTTCCTGCAATTCCCCTTCCTGCTTTCCTGGAACAAGCTAGCTTCTTTTCAATTCCAAGGTCACCTCTCCCTCCTTCCGCCAATGTTGGGGACCAAACCAAAACGCAAAGCAATGTCTACCTTTGCTTCCTTCCTAGTTTGATTACGCACGCCACGCAAATCGCTTCCAACAACCACCGTCCTTGACTGCCCaatttcttttcttcctctccGGCTATCTCCTCTCCTTGAAAACGCCAAATTATTTACCAACCCCCATATGCAGCACAAGcttattttatttcatttttcctCTGACTTGCTCCATGTACCTCGTTTCCTCCTAAAAATTGCTGTTACGTTTTGCAGGAGTAAGGAAGCAGACAGCAGCGCACCGGGCTCGGCTGTCAAATTCTCTATTTGGCAGCCAGCCCGTGTCCAACTCAATCCTCCTATTTCGAATTTTACCTACACCACCTGGTAAATCCCCACCTTCTTTCTCTTACTACTTCACCAATtttatgtgtttttttttgtctttggcATTCTGGCATATTGACCGTGACAAACACGTGCCCGCAACGCCATTCTACCCCATTCGCCGTGTCCAGTCCTCTTCTCGGGTCAACTGCGCCGCACATAAAAGAAAAGCCAATTCAATTTATGCAAACCGCGTGTtaggacggacggacggacagCTAACCTTCCTTCTTTCCTTCCTGTGAAGCAGGGCAAAGGTGAGGCAGATAAATAACGTGCGCAAGTTCCTCCTTGGCGTGTGACAAGAATCTCGTTGCTTCTGAGAGGCTCCACAACCCATGATGGCTTCCTTCTCAGGACCCCTCCACCGCCCCCTCTCCGCCATGGCCATCGCAGCCttcgccgccgtctcctccctCGAGCTGCCCGACAAGTTGTCCCACCACAAGCTTTCTGATGCAAGCGCGAAAGCAGATGCGCTTGTGTCACTTCGAGCCACCAGGACAAATGTTCCAGCGGCGCCTTCAGCCTCTGCCCTGTCTGTGCAGCTATTGCCACGCAATCTCCAGAGTTTGCAACCGTTGAAGGCTCCGTTCGCGTCTTTGCCGGTCATCCAGACGGTTTACCAGTATGCAAGGTTTACCAAGACCTCGGAACAAGACGATGCGATGCCCGGAATTCCTTCCTCGTCGTCTGATGTGCTGTACCGCTGGCATCTGCCGGACCCCAGGGTCTGTGCCGAATTCCCTGACAAGTCTCAGACGGTGGTGGTTCTTCTTGGGTGGCTGGGCTCAAGGCAGAAGCATCTCAAGAGATATGCTGATTGGTACACCTCCAGGGGCTTCCATGCTGTCACTTTCACTCTCCCAATGTCTGACATCCTCAGTTATAACCTTGGAGGGAAGGCTGAGAAGAATGTAGAGATGCTATCTGAACATCTTGCTGGCTGGGTAAGGGAGGAGAGTGGGAAGAAGATTATTTTTCACACCTTCAGTAATACTGGTTGGCTTTGGTATGATACCATTCCTCCTTGTTTTTCTTCATCGAGAATGAACTCTCATCTTGATTTTGATGCTTaatttctttgatttttttctaTATTGCAGCTATGGCGTAATTCTGGAGAACCTACAACGGCAGGATGCTTCAGCAGTGGAGAAAATTAAAGCTTGTGTAGTAGACTCTGCACCTGTTGCTGCACCTGATCCTCAGGTACAAATTTTAGCTAGACACAGTTAGTTATTGGATCTACAGCTCATCATGAGCTTTCAGTTAATTTGACTCGGTGATTCTTGAGCTGCTATTGAAAAGTTGTCATCTGCATTCTTTATATCTGAATTAAACAGCAAGCCATCTGTTACTGGCATCTTGTTTGTTCTAAATTGTAAATAACAAACTTGTTTGTATTGTTTTCTTCTGAACTCTAGGTTTGGGCCTCTGGCTTCTCAGCTGCCCTCATGAAAAAACGTAGTAGCACCACAAAAGGACTAGGATCAATTGATTCAAGGTCTGATGTCCTAGTTGTGGAGTCTAACATGGAGCCCAAGCCGGCAGCAACAGAGGCAGTTCTGCTATCAGCTTTGGAGACCTTTTTTGACGTTGTTTTGAACTATCCAAGGATCAACAGGTATGCATGTTGTCCACATATGAAACAAATCATTTGGGTTTCAGTCTTATCTATAAGCCCTTTTCAACTGAAGACGGGGGCATCTGTGACCTCTAATTCCTCACCTCACAAAAACTAAATAATTGAATTGCTGATTGTGGCGGTACAGTCACATCATGGTCCACCATACCTTGATGTTATCTTTGTGGTAGTTGATATTGCATTTGCATCAGAAAAAATGTGGATGACTGTGGTTTGCAAGTAACAGAATGCCTATATGATCATAGTCTAGCAAATACACCATAATAACATTTGTTTAAATTGGTTAAGTATTTATAAATGGTGGCAACTCCACCACAGCTGAGCTCATAATATCCTTTTTAACAGGAGGTTATCTGATGTCATGGAGCTTTTGTCGTCGAAGCAACCAAAGTGCCCCCAACTGTACATATACAGCTCCGCTGACAGGGTCATCCCAGCAAAATCAGTGGAGTCATTCATCGAGGTGCAGCGGAGAGCGGGGCGCGAGGTGAGAGCCTGCGACTTTGTGTCGTCGCCCCATGTGGATCACTACCGGAGCAATCCTGGGTTGTACACCTCTCAGCTGAGCAACTTCTTGGAGGAATGTGTCCTTACAAACCGTCGCCAGAATGCAGGGTCATCATGATAATCACGTTGTTGCAGCAGAATACAAAACAGTTGGTTGTTTTATTCTTTTGCTCCATGGTCTTGAATTGAAATGTATCAGGGATATACGCCGGTCGGTTATACCAGGAGACTCTGACATGTTCTTGTTCTTCCCCTTTGCGGGGCTGACTCTAGCCTCTAGGCGCACAGTTGTAAAAAACGTTGAGataacaaaaaggaaaatgagATTCAATTCTCTGTTTGGACTGACTGTCACACTGATTTGCATTATGTACAacttgtcgtggtgctgcaaaccacagccgggtggcggaaggcacccgtcctagcccagagggtgtgtactcgggggttagctagtcctagtccggtctcactcaagaacacgatgaacacagcaagatttagagtggttcgggccgccggagcgtaataccctacgtccaccgtgtgttgtattgccttcccacgagagtgagagagttgcgagagcttgtgtgtctggAGATCGtgctgtgcacagcgagcgcctcccttttatatctcaaggggggcgtgtacacagctgttgggtccccgacaggtgggtccaacgatgtagtataaaataacgtactgttcatacattatggcgtcgcaggcaaagtagatctctctcctggattcccttgcctgctctcggagcccttcgtccatcatgtcctggcgctgtcttgtcggggcGATGCCAGATGAggctagtggcgtcgcctgccacgtagcttaaGCATGCTGTGTAGcctgcggcgtaggcggcatgatggaaaagtgccgtgccgtcgtatccatttaatgcggcagacgggccctgcgcgggtgcggcacaggcggctgcactgtgcaccttggtaatacgcggtgcacagcgaggcctgacaaaggctgtctcgcgtaccgcggcggcagagtacgccttgtccatctgcattaaatgcagtgggtgcgcgagtcttccagcggaaggctcgcgctCGAGCCCATGCCTCCGGGCcacatggcggctccggacccctacgcGGTAAAGGGGGGcaggcgcaggaggtcccggacccctaaggGGGTTCGAGgtctcggctgtcagctcggatcTTCCCTTGCTTAgaggcacgtggcgtctccggacccatccccaagcggggaacgggttcggggccgttggcctggtgagggaagagcctggcctgtggggcctggctactccgtcctttccacgcagttacggataactacgcgggtcctgctttgccgctgtaagagtgggtatccctgctatagggtaccgacagtggcccccgggcccaccttgggggaggtacgaacccacaggtggggccacttttGCGATTTGGCTCCATACAGTTTGAAGCTTCTtactgcaggggtcttgaccggctttgaccatccatcgggttgtttgctgcctcatcacatcgcaacggcttactgactgtgggccccacgcacagtggttcccctagtcacgcgcgcgacgctcggcattgttgcggccggggtaaacggatcatttaccaccggtgcagttcccgaaaagctcggccacgccagcgcttaatacgcgcacgtcagctcagcttccgcctcgctccccGCGCACgggggcgacggttcagatcccgtcttttcgcacccttgttggttacccgctcaccCCGCCAGGTGGGCCtaggcccccatgtcatggactgggcggttaacgccaggcgcgggcgtcgcttgagttccggcgacggtttcggagcgcgccggttgagtcaggctttataatggggcgtgccgcattccgcggttactttcccgcattcgtcttcttcctcccagcCTTTGctcccctttgccttcgagctttccttGCCCTTCTCTCCCCTACGCAGGCTGCTCCTCACtccaccaagagatggcatcccttgttcatccccgccgctaccagaccgagggagagttgaacacagtgcgccgcctgcttgggtggagtgctcaggagaccggctggggggtgcgagcaggctcggttccccttggcaacctccgcgccggggagtttgtgctattcacctcgcacatctccaccggcgtgggactgccgatttcttcgttcctgctgttgctgctggaagacttcggcctccaacttcagcatctgacgccccactccctcctcctaacatccatcttcgtgcacttatgcgagatgttcgtgggagtgcggccctgcgtcatcctcttccgctacttcttcattttggtgaggtccggaaggagcaaggacgaagtggggggtactacttccagataaagagtgacctgccgactccttacattctcggccttgctggcggaaagtgggaggagtggcgcagggattgggtgatcgccaccaccgaagccaacgagcgcctcgccctgccgaccgaggggcccgcctccgaccgcgcaacctggagggccaagccgtccctgcagccggagttcgactccgtgctagacaagatcaggtcgctggcggagagcggcctcaccccGTGGCACATGCTCggagacttcgtgaagcgccgaatcgcccccctgaagcagcggacGCGCCCTGCCTGGAGCTTCActggcctcaacgactgcagcaggacccactgcggagaggggagcgacctgacccaggaggccttggaggttctggtgcggaacgtgacgggggacgccttcatcccggagaacctgatcctcccgcagagcatagtccccctctgcgaggaccccacgagggtggcggtgctggctaccctgccaactctggacgacggggtactggccccacgccagaccggaggcgacccgaaccgtgggctccggatccctggcgcgtCCGAGGATCAAGCTACGctgagcgctgcggggtccggcgccaccacgaaggggaagcaggccacggctagcagcgcggccgcaGCCAGTTCCAGCCGGgcacagagcagctccggtgcatcgtcgggagacgcaggccggcgcaggctactcaggggcgacgggaccctggtctcggagcccgccgcgaagcgccagaggaccTCTGAGGGTGCGGGctagggtagctcccgggctgccggccctcGCGGGTCCTCTGGGGCGACTGCaacaccaccatcgccgccgaggaattcctcccgccggcagcaatagcaacagcagcagcagtggctgccgcaggagcagctgcagcaggctcgagagcggcaacagcagcaacaggtaCAACCTCGGGTCGCGCCCGTGCCGCAGCCAcggggacagcagcagcaggagcaagcccgggttgcacctgcatcgcagctgcaggggcagcagcagcaacagcaacagccgCAGGAGAAGAGGCTGGGCCTCcgaggacgctgggtacccggtacttctgggttagtgttatCCTGCTTTCTTCCCTCATACCAGGTGCTCTGCTTTTTTCCTGAAGGCTTTTCCGCTTTGTTACCAGGTCTCCTCGCCCCAGCAGTTCTTCTACCATCACCGGCTCGTCGGCTGGTACCCAggcggcctcggcgtcgacAGCAACGGCGACAGCGGGTGCGGGACCCTCAAGTACGGCGACCTATGCCAGCCCAGTGGTGCGTGACGTGATGCTGATAGGCGTGTCATTTCCAGACTCAACAGCGCAcaacgctgcggcggcgggggcgccgg comes from Panicum virgatum strain AP13 chromosome 4K, P.virgatum_v5, whole genome shotgun sequence and encodes:
- the LOC120704580 gene encoding DNA-binding protein RHL1-like, with translation MVKKASAAPADAESDERRRLRTLAFSNGLLQRGDPPAPRAPLAPSAAVACLQGRDIVRRGGQRKGRFLFSFPGLLAPAASGGRVGELADLGTKNPVLYLEFPQGRMKLFGTHVYPKNKYLTLQMTRSAKGVVCEDVFESLIVFSEAWWVGTKDHNPEELKLEFPEEFQNDGVAADCDFRGGAGAAIDEATAIKAGKEIAEPRSPNFESDGDASDDSDQKDGNGTQSTSGAPSVRQSSRNAGKALKKYTDLSSGGDSSNSDNEAEVPEDLDEKEMESLSVKNEHQSEDIKPADSSALPISSKKEPLVQATLSSMFKKAEEKKRATRSPKGSPATKGPAAKKQRASPMAKQPAGIKKASGTRRKQTPKVEDDGIEELSSSSQDNAVDDDSDEDWAV
- the LOC120704581 gene encoding transmembrane protein 53-like — encoded protein: MMASFSGPLHRPLSAMAIAAFAAVSSLELPDKLSHHKLSDASAKADALVSLRATRTNVPAAPSASALSVQLLPRNLQSLQPLKAPFASLPVIQTVYQYARFTKTSEQDDAMPGIPSSSSDVLYRWHLPDPRVCAEFPDKSQTVVVLLGWLGSRQKHLKRYADWYTSRGFHAVTFTLPMSDILSYNLGGKAEKNVEMLSEHLAGWVREESGKKIIFHTFSNTGWLCYGVILENLQRQDASAVEKIKACVVDSAPVAAPDPQVWASGFSAALMKKRSSTTKGLGSIDSRSDVLVVESNMEPKPAATEAVLLSALETFFDVVLNYPRINRRLSDVMELLSSKQPKCPQLYIYSSADRVIPAKSVESFIEVQRRAGREVRACDFVSSPHVDHYRSNPGLYTSQLSNFLEECVLTNRRQNAGSS